One stretch of Fictibacillus sp. b24 DNA includes these proteins:
- a CDS encoding pyridoxal phosphate-dependent aminotransferase encodes MKRFEQAEVMGKLPEQFFAKLVKKVSHYVEQGYDVINLGQGNPDQPTPQHIVEALKEGADRPDYHKYSPFRGHGFLKQAAADFYKREYGVSLDPEKEVAVLFGGKVGLVELSQCYLNPGDVALVPDPGYPDYWSGVAMAGAKMETMPLRQENDFLPRYDELSHSVLDAAKLMFLNYPNNPTAGVASEAFFEETIELAKKHDILVCHDFAYGAIGFDGEKPISFLQAEGAKDVGIEIYTLSKTYNMAGWRVGFAVGNASVIESINLLQDHFYVSLFGAVQYAAAEALNGSQECVDELVETYERRRDAFIGRLNENGWNVEAPKGSFFCWLPVPEGYTSETFADYLLEKAHVVVAPGIGFGSEGDNYVRAGLLTSEERLIEAADRITRLF; translated from the coding sequence GTGAAACGTTTTGAACAGGCCGAAGTAATGGGGAAGCTGCCAGAGCAATTTTTCGCCAAGCTTGTAAAAAAAGTATCTCACTATGTAGAACAAGGCTATGACGTTATTAATCTTGGACAAGGAAATCCAGATCAGCCAACGCCTCAGCATATTGTTGAAGCTCTAAAAGAGGGGGCTGACAGACCTGATTATCATAAATACTCACCGTTTCGCGGACATGGATTTTTGAAGCAGGCAGCTGCAGATTTTTATAAACGAGAATATGGTGTGTCACTCGATCCAGAGAAAGAAGTTGCCGTACTCTTTGGTGGAAAAGTGGGTTTAGTAGAGTTATCACAGTGCTATTTAAATCCAGGGGATGTTGCGCTCGTTCCGGACCCAGGATATCCGGACTATTGGTCAGGTGTAGCGATGGCAGGAGCGAAAATGGAGACGATGCCGCTTCGGCAAGAAAACGATTTTTTGCCGCGTTATGATGAACTTTCACATTCGGTGCTTGATGCAGCAAAACTTATGTTTTTAAACTATCCGAATAACCCGACAGCTGGAGTAGCCAGTGAAGCATTTTTTGAAGAGACCATCGAGCTTGCTAAAAAGCATGATATTTTAGTTTGTCATGACTTCGCGTATGGTGCGATCGGATTTGATGGGGAAAAACCTATTAGCTTTTTACAAGCTGAAGGAGCAAAGGACGTAGGAATTGAAATTTATACGCTTTCTAAAACGTACAACATGGCAGGATGGCGCGTTGGGTTTGCTGTCGGCAACGCATCTGTTATCGAATCTATTAATCTGCTGCAAGATCATTTTTATGTGAGCTTGTTTGGAGCGGTGCAGTATGCAGCAGCAGAAGCACTGAACGGTTCACAGGAATGTGTGGATGAATTGGTCGAGACTTATGAAAGACGACGTGATGCGTTCATCGGGCGTTTGAATGAAAACGGATGGAACGTGGAAGCTCCAAAAGGATCCTTCTTCTGCTGGCTTCCTGTACCAGAAGGATACACATCTGAAACATTCGCAGACTATTTGCTGGAGAAAGCCCACGTTGTAGTTGCACCAGGAATTGGGTTCGGAAGTGAAGGCGACAACTATGTCCGCGCTGGCCTTTTGACATCTGAAGAACGATTGATTGAAGCTGCTGACAGAATTACTAGGCTGTTTTAG
- a CDS encoding carbon-nitrogen family hydrolase, protein MKIACIQVDVQYGNPDKNYEHIDTKIRETVNAHHPDTIILPELWDTGYDLTRLDQISDHYGERAKNWLSKLSKELNINIVGGSVAFRDGNSVYNTSLTFNRNGEHIGTYSKAHLITLMEEEKYISPGKNSSLFTIDGNLSSAAICYDIRFPEWIRAPFVNGAKILFVPAQWPIQRQTHWRALLIARAIENQCYVVACNRVGKDPNNTFAGQSMIIDPWGDIIAEASTHSEEILTADISPSLVDEVRLKVPVFNDRRTDLY, encoded by the coding sequence ATGAAAATTGCCTGTATACAAGTAGATGTCCAGTATGGCAATCCTGATAAAAACTATGAACACATTGACACTAAAATACGTGAGACGGTAAATGCGCATCATCCTGATACGATTATTCTGCCAGAACTTTGGGATACAGGATATGACTTAACTCGCTTAGATCAGATTAGTGATCACTATGGAGAGCGTGCTAAAAACTGGCTAAGCAAACTATCAAAAGAGCTTAATATTAATATTGTCGGTGGATCTGTCGCGTTTCGGGACGGCAACTCTGTATACAATACATCCCTTACTTTTAACCGAAACGGAGAGCATATCGGCACTTATTCAAAGGCTCACCTGATTACGCTAATGGAAGAAGAGAAATACATCTCACCTGGAAAAAACAGCAGTCTGTTTACAATTGACGGCAATCTTTCTTCTGCTGCAATCTGTTATGACATTCGTTTTCCAGAATGGATTCGTGCACCGTTTGTTAATGGAGCAAAAATTTTGTTCGTTCCGGCACAGTGGCCGATCCAAAGACAGACACACTGGAGGGCACTTCTTATCGCGCGTGCTATTGAGAATCAATGCTATGTTGTCGCGTGTAATCGTGTCGGGAAAGATCCAAACAACACGTTTGCTGGTCAATCCATGATTATTGATCCTTGGGGAGATATCATTGCTGAAGCTTCTACCCATAGTGAGGAGATTCTGACAGCAGATATTTCTCCGAGTTTAGTAGACGAGGTCCGTTTGAAGGTTCCAGTATTTAACGATCGACGAACCGATCTTTATTAA
- the mtnK gene encoding S-methyl-5-thioribose kinase, giving the protein MSVQVKPTYEPLNELTVLEVVKPLDFFDEAEQNSLSVKEIGDGNLNLVFHIENPDSKKALIVKQALPYAKVVGESWPLTLDRARIESEALLKEAESVPHLVPKVYYSDSTLAVTVMEDLSDHVILRKGLIEGQTYPTLAEDIGTFAAKTAFYSSDFYLHPFEKKEQVGRFSNPELCKITEDLVFTDPFFNHDTNDFPDELQNEVEKIWNDKELLKEVAQLRFSFLTKAEILLHGDLHSGSIFVKNNSTKVIDPEFAFYGPAGFDIAHFIANLALNHLSQNAHAKEPFNRESLQSYLLQTIEKTWNTYSETFTQLWNEKATDPFAKTEGVLENFLQKTFQEAIGYAGCEIIRRTIGLAHVADLDTIPQKEVELFYKKKALELGSALIKNQSKITNITELTDWIRGA; this is encoded by the coding sequence ATGAGCGTACAAGTAAAACCTACATATGAACCGTTAAACGAACTAACAGTCCTTGAAGTCGTGAAACCTCTAGATTTCTTTGATGAAGCTGAACAAAACAGCTTGTCTGTTAAAGAAATCGGTGATGGCAACCTCAATTTAGTCTTTCATATCGAAAACCCAGATTCAAAAAAAGCATTAATCGTTAAACAAGCACTTCCCTATGCAAAAGTGGTTGGTGAAAGCTGGCCTCTTACTCTTGACCGAGCAAGAATTGAAAGTGAAGCTCTCTTAAAAGAAGCTGAATCGGTTCCACACCTCGTTCCCAAAGTTTATTATTCAGATTCAACATTAGCTGTTACCGTCATGGAAGATCTGTCAGATCATGTAATCCTTCGTAAAGGACTCATCGAAGGTCAAACATACCCAACTTTGGCTGAGGATATTGGAACATTTGCTGCTAAAACAGCTTTTTATTCCAGTGACTTTTATCTGCATCCATTTGAGAAAAAAGAACAAGTCGGACGTTTTTCAAACCCTGAACTTTGCAAGATTACCGAAGACTTAGTTTTTACAGATCCGTTCTTTAATCATGATACGAACGATTTCCCTGATGAACTTCAAAATGAAGTCGAAAAAATTTGGAATGACAAAGAACTGCTTAAAGAAGTAGCTCAACTGCGATTTTCGTTTTTAACAAAAGCTGAGATCCTGCTTCACGGTGATCTTCATTCAGGCAGTATCTTCGTTAAAAATAATTCTACTAAAGTGATCGATCCTGAGTTTGCTTTCTACGGACCTGCTGGTTTTGACATCGCTCACTTTATAGCGAACCTTGCTCTTAACCACCTGTCACAGAACGCACATGCGAAAGAGCCGTTCAATCGTGAATCTTTACAGTCTTACCTTTTACAAACCATCGAAAAGACGTGGAATACGTACAGCGAAACATTTACACAGCTGTGGAACGAGAAAGCGACGGATCCTTTTGCTAAGACAGAAGGCGTTTTAGAGAACTTCTTACAAAAAACGTTCCAAGAAGCAATCGGTTATGCAGGCTGTGAAATCATACGTAGAACAATCGGTCTTGCCCATGTTGCTGACCTTGACACCATTCCGCAAAAAGAAGTGGAGCTGTTTTATAAGAAAAAAGCATTAGAGCTTGGAAGTGCTCTTATTAAAAACCAAAGTAAAATTACAAACATCACAGAATTGACTGACTGGATTAGAGGTGCTTAA
- the mtnA gene encoding S-methyl-5-thioribose-1-phosphate isomerase — protein MTVAEKWVPSVRYRGDHLLILDQQQLPHHTVYLNVTTIEHVWDAISKLKVRGAPAIGIAAAFGLALWSNTEKENDLQQFLPKLLSQRDYLASSRPTAVNLFWAINRVVASAQEASTVTEAKKRIETEALSIQEEDENTCRKIGEYALSLLQNGDAVMTICNAGAIATSKYGTALAPFHLAKEKGWDLSVYANETRPVLQGARLTAWELQANDIDVTLITDNMAAHTLKTKNIKAVIVGCDRVAANGDTANKIGTFGLALQAKALNIPFYVACPLSTLDLGTASGDDIPIEERPEEEVTHLNGVRIAPEGIKVFNPAFDVTPAEYISAIITEKGIIRGNYSEALSTLKEEQK, from the coding sequence ATGACTGTAGCTGAAAAATGGGTTCCTTCTGTTCGTTACAGAGGCGATCATCTGCTTATATTGGATCAACAACAACTTCCCCACCACACCGTTTACTTGAATGTAACGACGATCGAACATGTATGGGATGCAATTTCAAAGCTAAAAGTTCGCGGAGCTCCCGCGATAGGTATAGCTGCCGCTTTCGGTCTTGCGCTATGGAGCAATACAGAAAAAGAAAATGACCTTCAGCAGTTTTTACCGAAACTGCTATCACAAAGAGACTATCTTGCCTCTTCCCGTCCAACTGCTGTTAATTTATTTTGGGCGATCAATCGTGTCGTCGCTTCAGCTCAAGAGGCATCCACAGTTACAGAGGCGAAGAAGAGAATTGAAACAGAAGCCCTCTCTATTCAAGAGGAAGATGAAAATACGTGCCGCAAAATCGGTGAATACGCCTTGTCCCTTCTGCAAAACGGAGATGCAGTAATGACGATTTGTAATGCTGGCGCTATCGCTACAAGTAAATACGGTACAGCTTTAGCTCCGTTTCATCTTGCTAAGGAAAAAGGATGGGATTTATCTGTCTACGCTAACGAAACGCGACCTGTTCTGCAGGGAGCTCGTTTAACGGCTTGGGAACTTCAAGCAAATGATATTGATGTGACGCTAATTACCGATAACATGGCGGCACATACTTTGAAAACAAAAAACATTAAAGCTGTAATTGTAGGCTGTGATCGTGTGGCGGCAAATGGAGATACGGCAAATAAAATTGGTACGTTCGGGCTTGCTCTTCAAGCGAAAGCTCTTAACATTCCCTTTTATGTTGCCTGTCCCCTCTCTACCTTAGATCTAGGAACAGCAAGCGGTGACGACATTCCAATCGAAGAGCGTCCGGAAGAAGAAGTTACACATTTAAACGGTGTCCGTATCGCTCCTGAAGGGATAAAAGTATTCAACCCCGCTTTTGACGTAACGCCAGCGGAATACATTTCAGCAATCATTACGGAAAAAGGCATCATCAGAGGTAATTACAGTGAGGCACTGTCAACACTTAAGGAGGAACAAAAGTGA
- a CDS encoding sugar ABC transporter substrate-binding protein: MKPYKVLATAFLTASLLLTGCTSEQDALNNKTETKPASATESKSKETKSAAASSEVPKQLQKPLKIASINQFSIGTFSSQYISGVKKQVEEFGGEVQIYNADNDLSKMAAYVETAVNQQVDGILIDHGRADAIAPSVKKAVKAGIPVVAFDSDINIPGVTVIDQDDYSLSWNALRSMAQDLNGKGEIVYVWVGGFTPMERRNVMYEAFKKRYPSIKEIARFGTATQNTALDTQSQMEALLQKYPNKGDIDAVFAPWDEFAKGVTRAIQQAGRDEIKVYGIDLSDEDLQLMQEENSPWVSTAATDPADVGKLQVRFLYQKVAGEETPQIYSVQPHLVEKEDLPNSKVSMDEISKYVEGWGKSEAGTSPWMENLKKANQ; encoded by the coding sequence GTGAAACCATATAAAGTATTAGCAACAGCATTCTTAACAGCTTCTCTGCTTTTAACAGGCTGCACAAGTGAACAAGATGCACTTAACAATAAAACGGAAACAAAACCAGCATCAGCAACTGAATCAAAATCTAAAGAAACGAAGTCTGCAGCAGCATCGAGTGAAGTTCCAAAACAGCTTCAAAAACCATTAAAGATCGCATCCATCAATCAATTTTCGATCGGCACATTCTCTTCCCAATATATTAGCGGTGTGAAGAAACAGGTTGAAGAATTTGGTGGTGAGGTTCAAATCTACAACGCCGATAACGACCTTTCAAAAATGGCTGCTTACGTAGAAACCGCCGTTAACCAGCAAGTGGATGGCATCTTAATCGACCATGGCCGGGCTGATGCGATTGCTCCGAGTGTTAAGAAAGCGGTTAAAGCCGGCATTCCAGTTGTCGCGTTTGATAGTGACATCAACATTCCAGGTGTTACCGTAATCGACCAGGATGACTATAGCCTCTCTTGGAACGCTCTTAGATCGATGGCTCAAGATCTAAATGGTAAAGGTGAGATCGTCTATGTGTGGGTTGGCGGTTTTACACCGATGGAAAGAAGAAACGTGATGTATGAGGCATTTAAGAAACGTTATCCATCTATAAAAGAGATCGCACGTTTTGGTACGGCGACGCAGAACACAGCTCTTGATACACAATCTCAAATGGAAGCCCTTCTTCAAAAATATCCGAACAAAGGTGATATTGATGCCGTATTTGCTCCATGGGATGAATTTGCTAAAGGTGTGACTCGTGCGATTCAGCAAGCGGGCCGCGATGAGATTAAAGTGTACGGAATCGATTTAAGTGATGAAGATCTTCAATTGATGCAAGAAGAAAACAGCCCATGGGTGTCTACAGCAGCAACTGACCCTGCGGATGTCGGGAAGCTGCAGGTTCGCTTCCTGTACCAGAAGGTAGCTGGAGAAGAAACTCCTCAAATCTATAGCGTTCAGCCGCATCTTGTTGAAAAAGAAGATCTTCCAAATTCTAAAGTATCCATGGATGAGATCAGTAAGTACGTGGAAGGCTGGGGTAAATCAGAAGCTGGCACTTCACCTTGGATGGAAAACTTAAAGAAGGCGAATCAATAA
- a CDS encoding sugar ABC transporter ATP-binding protein, with translation MDGKLKEGESIMTILSLTSIQKSFGDQTVLKGVDFTVASGEVHALLGANGAGKSTLMKILSGDYERDGGIITIDEKKQHFKTPADAKEAGIEMVVQEVDTALVPSLSIAENVTMNAFITGPAFFSWRKRHKRAKELLRRVGLDLDPSLPLSHCSLAEKQLVLIAKALSREISFIILDEPTAALSTKEAKHLFSVLRELQNQGVGIIYISHRLPEVMELSTQVTVLKDGYVTLKNETSKCTSEEIVRAMLGNELVELLNDDEDRVLGDNLLEVKNFNVPATSERISLSVREGEIVGVAGLVGAGKTETARALFGADPSGDYLSIKGKKIRITNPLKAISSGIGFVPEERRKEGILVDFNVVENLTLPVLKQFTKFGFIQKKQEKAEAEKWIKQLGIKTQKSSLLLNHLSGGNQQKAAIGKWLLNDGEVFIFDEPTKGIDVGAKQDVFQCIKNLAQNKKGILYFTSEIQELLAFCDRILVMYDGKIAGELSKKEATTEKIMHYATGGHYGTVRS, from the coding sequence TTGGATGGAAAACTTAAAGAAGGCGAATCAATAATGACTATACTCTCATTAACTTCTATACAAAAGTCGTTTGGTGATCAAACTGTACTAAAAGGAGTGGACTTTACCGTAGCTAGCGGTGAGGTCCATGCTCTTTTAGGAGCAAATGGTGCAGGAAAAAGTACATTAATGAAAATTTTATCCGGTGATTATGAACGAGACGGGGGCATCATCACGATAGATGAAAAGAAACAGCACTTTAAAACTCCTGCCGATGCTAAGGAAGCTGGCATTGAAATGGTTGTGCAAGAGGTTGATACAGCTCTTGTTCCTTCCTTAAGCATTGCAGAAAACGTTACGATGAATGCTTTCATCACGGGACCGGCATTCTTTTCGTGGAGAAAACGGCATAAACGGGCTAAGGAACTTTTAAGAAGAGTTGGTTTGGACCTTGACCCTTCCCTTCCCCTTTCTCATTGTTCATTAGCTGAAAAACAGTTAGTTCTTATTGCAAAAGCTCTATCTCGTGAAATATCATTTATTATTCTCGATGAACCTACAGCTGCCCTTAGCACGAAAGAAGCTAAACACCTTTTTAGCGTACTTCGCGAACTTCAAAATCAAGGCGTCGGAATTATCTATATTTCCCACCGATTACCCGAAGTAATGGAGCTTTCAACTCAAGTTACGGTCTTAAAAGATGGCTACGTCACGCTTAAAAATGAAACTTCTAAATGTACATCGGAAGAAATCGTGCGGGCAATGTTAGGAAACGAACTGGTTGAACTTTTAAATGACGATGAAGACCGCGTTTTGGGAGATAACCTGTTAGAAGTTAAGAATTTTAACGTCCCTGCTACAAGTGAACGTATTTCATTGTCAGTACGAGAAGGAGAGATCGTTGGCGTAGCTGGCCTTGTTGGTGCAGGAAAAACAGAAACAGCAAGAGCTCTATTCGGCGCTGATCCGTCAGGTGACTATCTATCTATTAAAGGTAAAAAGATAAGAATTACGAACCCTCTAAAAGCCATCTCTTCAGGCATTGGATTTGTTCCAGAAGAACGCCGTAAAGAGGGCATACTCGTTGATTTTAACGTTGTTGAGAATTTAACTCTGCCTGTATTAAAACAGTTTACGAAGTTTGGTTTTATTCAAAAAAAACAAGAAAAAGCTGAAGCTGAAAAATGGATCAAACAGCTTGGCATTAAGACACAAAAGTCATCTCTGCTTCTTAATCACTTAAGCGGAGGTAATCAGCAGAAAGCTGCTATTGGAAAGTGGCTATTAAATGACGGAGAGGTTTTCATTTTTGATGAGCCAACAAAAGGAATTGATGTAGGAGCAAAGCAAGATGTGTTTCAATGCATTAAGAATTTAGCGCAAAACAAAAAAGGCATCCTCTACTTCACGAGTGAAATTCAGGAGCTGCTCGCTTTTTGTGACCGGATCCTCGTTATGTACGATGGAAAAATTGCTGGAGAACTGAGCAAGAAAGAGGCTACAACCGAAAAAATAATGCACTATGCAACAGGAGGTCATTATGGCACAGTACGTTCATAA
- a CDS encoding ABC transporter permease — MAQYVHKEHVENDINRTKYTFQEKIFPFLYRYGTLLVILLTVIGFSLANDKFLSYQNFTDILRSVSIITLLAIGVTISLIVGGFDLSVGSTASLATVTSAAALVLYRQETIIAILIPIVIGLLVGLLNSFFVVKVRLPDLLATLAVMYIINGLHLTFTKGFSIYNNMPLTEGGTAPGVFLPSFLFIGQGEILSVPVPVIIMLIAVIVVHVILQQTRFGRLLYITGGNEEAARLSGVPVQRYKMYAYLLSAFFATLAGILLASRIGTGQVSAGAPLLMDGVAAAFIGFSVFGAGKPNVIGTFIGAVLIGILLNGLTMLNVPYYAQDIVKGSILIGALAFMYYEKKK, encoded by the coding sequence ATGGCACAGTACGTTCATAAAGAACATGTAGAGAATGACATAAACAGAACGAAATACACATTTCAAGAGAAGATATTTCCCTTTCTCTATCGATACGGAACACTTCTTGTTATTTTATTAACAGTAATTGGCTTTAGTCTTGCGAATGACAAGTTCTTAAGCTATCAAAACTTTACTGATATTCTGCGTTCCGTTTCTATCATTACATTGCTAGCGATCGGTGTAACGATTTCTCTTATTGTCGGAGGCTTCGACCTTTCAGTAGGTTCAACTGCTAGCCTTGCGACCGTTACGAGTGCCGCTGCTCTTGTACTGTATCGCCAGGAAACGATTATCGCCATTCTAATCCCAATTGTTATCGGACTTTTAGTAGGTCTATTAAACTCGTTCTTCGTTGTTAAGGTAAGGCTTCCAGATCTTCTGGCAACACTTGCCGTGATGTATATCATCAACGGCTTGCATTTGACGTTCACAAAAGGTTTTTCTATCTATAACAACATGCCCCTAACAGAGGGTGGAACAGCTCCTGGTGTCTTTCTTCCTTCGTTCCTTTTCATTGGACAGGGGGAGATTTTATCAGTTCCAGTACCTGTTATTATCATGCTGATCGCCGTTATTGTTGTTCACGTGATTCTTCAGCAGACCCGTTTTGGCAGATTATTATACATTACAGGTGGAAATGAAGAAGCTGCACGATTATCCGGTGTTCCTGTTCAACGCTATAAAATGTATGCCTATCTTTTATCTGCGTTCTTTGCCACGCTAGCAGGTATCTTATTGGCATCCCGAATCGGTACGGGTCAGGTGTCTGCAGGAGCTCCTCTGTTAATGGATGGTGTTGCTGCTGCCTTTATTGGTTTCTCGGTATTTGGAGCAGGAAAACCAAACGTGATTGGTACTTTTATCGGAGCTGTTCTTATAGGAATTCTACTAAATGGTCTAACCATGCTGAACGTGCCATATTATGCACAAGATATCGTGAAAGGATCTATTCTTATCGGCGCTTTAGCGTTTATGTATTACGAGAAGAAAAAATAA
- a CDS encoding IS3 family transposase (programmed frameshift) — translation MSKYSFELKLQSVLAYLEGKASLREIASQFNTSLFSLRNWVNQYRANGEQGLLTNYTNYDIQFKMDVLQYMNDNGASLMQTAAVFKIPSPQNILSWKRKVEEEGPDALKPKKKGRPTMKKKPQEPKNSAPPEGSEQALKAENERLRAENAYLKKLQGLNSRKRKITEQDKAQIIHELRQEHKVRDLIRAAGMPRSTYYYWVKQMDRPDKYKEIKEVIAEIYHEHKGRYGYRRITLELRNRGIGINHKTVRRIMGQLGLKSLVRLKKYRSYRGQAGRIASDKIKRNFFASSPNEKWATDVTEIHLHGEKLYFSPVLDLYNGEIIAYNMEHRPVYSLVSKMLDKAFERLNEEESPILHSDQGWHYQMKEYQQALKEHGITPSMSRKGNCLDNAAMESFFGLLKSELLYLNEFESMEHFKIELENYIQYYNHKRIKAKLKGMSPVQYRTHTSEAA, via the exons ATGTCTAAGTATTCATTTGAGTTGAAATTACAGTCTGTCCTTGCTTACCTTGAAGGAAAGGCTTCATTGAGGGAGATCGCCTCTCAGTTCAATACAAGTCTCTTCTCTCTCCGTAACTGGGTAAACCAATATAGGGCAAACGGAGAACAAGGACTTCTAACCAACTATACAAATTACGATATTCAATTTAAAATGGACGTACTTCAATACATGAACGACAATGGAGCGTCCCTTATGCAAACGGCAGCTGTTTTTAAGATTCCTTCGCCACAAAACATCCTCTCATGGAAAAGGAAGGTGGAGGAGGAAGGGCCGGACGCTCTCAAACCAAAGAAAAAGGGGCGTCCGACTATGAAAAAGAAACCACAAGAACCAAAGAATTCAGCACCACCTGAGGGGTCTGAACAGGCATTGAAGGCTGAGAATGAGCGTCTGCGTGCGGAAAATGCCTACTTAAAAAAGTTACAAG GCCTTAATTCAAGAAAGAGAAAAATCACCGAACAGGACAAAGCGCAAATAATCCATGAGTTAAGGCAAGAGCATAAGGTGAGGGATCTAATAAGAGCAGCTGGGATGCCACGCAGCACGTATTACTACTGGGTCAAACAAATGGACCGGCCGGATAAATACAAGGAGATCAAAGAGGTCATCGCGGAAATCTACCACGAGCACAAAGGGCGTTACGGGTATCGCCGCATCACCCTCGAGCTGCGCAACAGGGGGATCGGCATTAATCACAAAACGGTCCGCCGCATCATGGGGCAGCTCGGATTAAAAAGCCTCGTACGGCTGAAGAAATACCGTTCCTACCGTGGGCAGGCAGGCCGTATTGCATCTGATAAGATTAAGCGCAATTTCTTCGCCTCAAGTCCTAATGAGAAATGGGCAACGGATGTGACGGAGATCCACTTACACGGTGAAAAGCTTTACTTTTCACCGGTACTTGATTTATACAACGGCGAAATTATCGCCTACAATATGGAACACCGCCCTGTATATTCCCTGGTTTCAAAAATGCTCGATAAAGCCTTTGAACGATTGAACGAAGAAGAATCCCCCATCCTTCATTCCGACCAGGGGTGGCATTACCAGATGAAGGAATACCAGCAGGCACTGAAAGAGCACGGGATTACCCCAAGTATGTCCCGCAAGGGGAACTGCCTGGATAACGCAGCCATGGAGAGCTTCTTTGGCTTATTGAAATCTGAATTGCTTTATCTAAACGAGTTTGAGAGTATGGAACATTTTAAGATTGAACTGGAGAATTACATTCAATACTATAACCACAAACGGATTAAGGCAAAATTAAAAGGCATGAGCCCGGTTCAATACCGAACTCATACCTCAGAGGCTGCCTAA